One Thermoplasma volcanium GSS1 genomic window carries:
- the hemE gene encoding uroporphyrinogen decarboxylase yields the protein MNAFLKALHGLDHDYIPVWFMRQAGRYLNVYKDYRKKLGLEGMMTDADVIVKITHSPVDMIGVDAAIIFADITTPLPGLGFKVRFEDNVGPIVLNNLSDNGFSGINEFDEASFNHPVLKAISMYREMYREPLIGFCGSPVTLLSYLIAGSFDKDLAKTKRLMLTDPSKYKEISTLLTDASVKYAKLQIKKGVDAFQLFDSWAGYLSPRQYKEFAVPYINDILSEIAGKVPTIYFSTMTSSFVFQSGIISDFISVDWRVEMDKVVKESGDYGLQGNLDPFIVNYDYAFAESEHIINAVKGNNRYIFNTGHGILPDTDPKRLIEIVKYVHSVNL from the coding sequence ATGAATGCCTTTTTAAAGGCTCTTCATGGGCTCGACCACGATTATATTCCAGTATGGTTCATGAGACAGGCTGGTAGGTATTTGAATGTTTACAAAGATTATAGAAAAAAACTTGGGCTGGAAGGCATGATGACAGACGCCGATGTTATAGTTAAAATTACACACTCTCCTGTAGATATGATCGGAGTGGATGCTGCTATAATCTTTGCTGATATAACTACACCTCTACCAGGTCTTGGTTTCAAGGTTAGGTTCGAAGATAATGTAGGCCCTATTGTGCTGAACAATTTAAGCGATAACGGGTTTTCCGGAATTAATGAATTCGATGAAGCAAGTTTTAATCATCCTGTATTGAAAGCAATATCTATGTACAGAGAGATGTACAGAGAACCTTTGATTGGTTTCTGTGGGTCTCCAGTTACACTTCTCTCTTATCTTATAGCCGGATCTTTTGACAAAGATTTGGCCAAGACGAAGCGGCTTATGCTTACAGATCCCTCAAAATACAAAGAAATATCAACCTTGCTTACAGATGCCTCCGTAAAGTACGCAAAGCTGCAAATTAAAAAGGGCGTGGATGCCTTTCAATTGTTCGACAGCTGGGCAGGATATCTTTCCCCACGCCAGTATAAAGAATTCGCCGTTCCATACATAAACGACATACTAAGTGAAATCGCAGGGAAGGTACCGACCATATATTTCAGTACAATGACATCCTCTTTCGTATTTCAATCCGGCATCATTTCCGATTTCATTTCAGTTGACTGGAGAGTAGAAATGGATAAAGTAGTAAAAGAATCAGGCGACTATGGGCTCCAAGGGAATCTAGATCCATTTATAGTCAACTATGATTATGCATTTGCAGAATCCGAACATATAATAAATGCCGTGAAAGGAAATAATAGATACATATTCAATACAGGGCACGGCATACTGCCTGATACAGATCCAAAAAGGTTAATAGAAATTGTAAAATACGTCCACAGCGTGAATCTATGA
- a CDS encoding N-acyl homoserine lactonase family protein — MPASKIYLLDYGWLGGDIGWFLPGQLGGAMTNSERNPRRDWVEIPITGALIDHPDARILFDTGIAPDAMKTHERGLMEAFPITKMDDQNHIENQLKLIGLKPEDIDFVVISHLHLDHIGQAAVFKDSHVPIIVQKKELESALSLIWQGKSGAYDYSDLLPLKGAAWMPLDDPVFEIVDGVYAEFTGGHTAGHQVLTVKTEKGSMYTLTGDFLHLPKEYDVEAKGWLLSNATEWNSYIKKMKIREKARKQKLIISHDPGIWDKYPHAPKFVE, encoded by the coding sequence ATGCCTGCTAGCAAGATATACTTGTTGGATTACGGTTGGCTCGGAGGCGACATAGGTTGGTTTTTGCCAGGGCAGCTGGGCGGTGCTATGACAAACAGTGAAAGGAACCCTAGGCGTGACTGGGTTGAGATACCGATCACCGGCGCACTCATCGATCATCCTGATGCTAGAATACTTTTCGATACTGGCATAGCCCCAGATGCTATGAAAACACATGAAAGAGGACTCATGGAGGCTTTTCCAATAACAAAGATGGATGATCAAAACCATATAGAGAACCAGCTTAAGCTTATCGGCCTAAAACCAGAAGACATTGATTTCGTTGTCATTTCACATCTCCATCTTGATCATATTGGCCAAGCAGCTGTCTTTAAGGACTCGCATGTGCCCATAATAGTACAAAAAAAGGAACTTGAAAGTGCTCTTTCATTGATTTGGCAGGGAAAGAGTGGTGCATATGATTACTCAGACCTTTTACCTTTGAAAGGTGCCGCGTGGATGCCCTTAGACGATCCTGTCTTCGAGATAGTCGATGGTGTTTATGCTGAGTTCACAGGAGGGCATACTGCCGGCCATCAAGTTCTCACGGTGAAAACAGAAAAGGGTAGCATGTACACTTTAACGGGCGATTTCCTACATCTCCCCAAAGAGTACGATGTGGAGGCGAAGGGATGGCTTCTATCTAATGCTACGGAATGGAACTCCTATATTAAGAAGATGAAGATACGTGAAAAGGCAAGGAAGCAGAAACTTATAATAAGCCATGATCCAGGAATTTGGGATAAATATCCACATGCACCGAAATTTGTGGAGTGA
- a CDS encoding membrane protein: MDTLKVALGVAIALVIVFAGAFGYSYYQNSKTSSAYSTAQANAQDYKPNAVLGDAFEHWNNIAIENTTLVSSQYLSNATLQWIGGPLSGTYTGLSAIDSTWNKFFGLWSAVWLYTSNPPVVTTSGDTAQVTAPVQFIVTPFNVNNTVEYINVSYTLDFMKSGGQFYITHEVWHITGAGILASVPSAVLTQEVEAQAMEHWDYIAIENTSLLQPEYASNATLDWIGGPLTGTYSGVSSIIGTWGKFFGLWSAVWFYTVTPPSVSVIGKTATVTSMNQFIVTPTSANNTVEYLNISYTLNYYKEMGQYKIVGETWHIVGTGYISTNENQDMYNQVLALAFSHWNNIAIENLTSVMEQYNDSATLYWVNSTLNGTYQGYSNISAVWNKFFKAWIAVWFYAEEPPTVAMKGDMAYVNATVQFVVQKNATTFDYINVSYQIVYQNMGFNVKTGQFQFEIVSEVFNVLGGAPGPLNKV; this comes from the coding sequence ATGGATACTCTAAAGGTAGCTCTTGGCGTAGCCATAGCACTTGTAATAGTTTTTGCAGGTGCTTTTGGCTATTCCTACTATCAGAACTCTAAGACTTCGTCTGCGTACAGCACAGCGCAGGCGAATGCGCAAGATTACAAACCAAATGCCGTGCTTGGAGATGCTTTTGAACATTGGAACAACATTGCAATAGAAAATACCACACTTGTCTCTTCGCAGTATTTGTCTAACGCTACTCTACAGTGGATAGGCGGTCCGCTAAGCGGCACGTATACTGGGCTGTCTGCTATAGATTCAACTTGGAATAAGTTCTTTGGCCTATGGTCTGCAGTATGGCTCTATACCTCTAACCCGCCAGTAGTAACAACGAGTGGCGATACCGCACAGGTCACTGCACCAGTGCAATTTATTGTAACACCATTTAACGTTAACAACACGGTTGAGTACATTAATGTGTCATATACTCTTGACTTCATGAAATCAGGCGGGCAGTTCTACATTACCCATGAGGTATGGCACATAACAGGTGCGGGCATTTTAGCAAGTGTACCATCAGCAGTTCTCACACAAGAGGTAGAAGCACAGGCAATGGAACACTGGGACTACATAGCCATAGAAAACACAAGCCTCCTTCAGCCTGAGTACGCGTCTAACGCCACATTAGACTGGATCGGCGGCCCACTTACTGGAACGTATTCAGGGGTATCAAGCATAATAGGTACATGGGGCAAATTCTTTGGCCTATGGTCCGCCGTCTGGTTCTATACTGTGACGCCGCCATCTGTTTCTGTTATTGGAAAAACAGCTACGGTCACATCAATGAATCAGTTTATAGTTACGCCTACATCTGCGAATAATACGGTAGAATACCTGAATATTAGCTATACGCTCAACTATTACAAGGAAATGGGCCAATACAAAATCGTTGGCGAGACTTGGCACATCGTAGGTACAGGATACATATCAACCAATGAAAATCAGGATATGTACAATCAGGTGCTTGCACTTGCATTCAGCCACTGGAACAATATAGCAATTGAAAACTTAACGTCCGTGATGGAACAGTATAACGACAGCGCGACGCTCTATTGGGTGAACAGCACGCTCAATGGAACTTACCAGGGATATTCTAACATAAGCGCAGTCTGGAACAAATTCTTCAAGGCTTGGATTGCAGTATGGTTCTATGCCGAGGAGCCACCGACTGTAGCTATGAAGGGAGACATGGCATACGTTAATGCAACAGTACAATTTGTAGTGCAGAAGAACGCGACAACCTTCGACTACATCAACGTTTCATACCAAATCGTATATCAGAATATGGGATTCAACGTAAAGACCGGGCAATTCCAGTTCGAGATAGTTAGTGAAGTCTTCAACGTGCTGGGCGGAGCTCCTGGCCCACTGAACAAGGTGTAA
- a CDS encoding diacylglycerol/polyprenol kinase family protein, with amino-acid sequence MIGAVIEAGVGITAALISLIEDKQNFLKKYEVSLIILPILVIFFHSMLIVPIYVFSIISGTYLYSKKFYYPFLLLFVSVFLIYIVYGINYPWKSTDIAISAGMIVVMVFDSREKEYVKQNEMNRGTDRKKEIRRDYVQILAGAVIILLIYYYGIDVSRILVTFGSLVLYVTGNFLAGRPDLLLGKLLNSLERSSTKLGIGSLWFASGILIAYSLHDSTAVVMMIVFSIAVGDSLATIIGTSVSSPKLPINRKKSAAGSIAFFAASAAFAIFVLGYAGLFYAAVATITEAVSGFPLDDNLTVPFILSILAYVSKML; translated from the coding sequence ATGATAGGTGCAGTGATAGAGGCAGGTGTTGGGATTACCGCTGCACTCATATCACTGATCGAGGATAAGCAAAACTTCCTTAAAAAGTATGAAGTTTCTTTAATAATACTTCCAATACTTGTGATATTTTTTCACTCCATGCTTATAGTGCCAATATACGTTTTTTCAATAATATCAGGTACTTACCTATACAGCAAGAAGTTCTATTATCCATTCCTTTTGCTATTCGTGTCTGTATTCCTTATCTATATAGTTTATGGGATAAACTACCCATGGAAATCCACAGACATCGCGATCTCAGCAGGCATGATCGTTGTAATGGTTTTTGATAGCAGGGAAAAGGAATACGTAAAGCAAAACGAGATGAACAGGGGAACGGATAGGAAAAAGGAGATCAGAAGGGACTACGTTCAAATACTTGCAGGTGCAGTTATAATTCTTCTGATATATTATTACGGAATAGACGTATCGCGAATACTTGTCACATTCGGTTCTCTCGTTTTATACGTTACAGGAAATTTTCTTGCAGGGCGACCGGATCTCTTGCTTGGAAAGCTCCTTAATAGCCTTGAAAGGAGCAGTACAAAACTGGGGATCGGATCGCTCTGGTTCGCATCAGGCATACTCATAGCATATAGTCTTCACGACAGCACAGCTGTTGTGATGATGATAGTATTCTCCATAGCTGTAGGAGATTCTCTGGCAACAATAATAGGGACTTCAGTATCGAGCCCAAAGCTTCCTATAAACAGAAAAAAGAGTGCTGCTGGATCGATCGCTTTCTTTGCTGCTTCCGCAGCCTTTGCCATCTTTGTCCTAGGTTATGCCGGCCTCTTCTACGCTGCTGTAGCAACCATTACTGAGGCAGTTTCTGGATTTCCTTTGGA
- a CDS encoding deoxycytidylate deaminase: MELVKRPSWDEYFMRMAYLAASRTNCIRRKVGAVIVKDKNVLATGYNGPPSGTAHCDVVGCIREDLKIPSGERHELCRGLHAEQNAIIQAAVHGVSIKDSTIYVTTHPCVVCSKMIMNAQIKEIVYAEGYPDELAELMLLESNVKVRRFSLPEKEVRAMIGDFYYLEGED; encoded by the coding sequence GTGGAGCTTGTAAAGAGACCATCTTGGGACGAATACTTTATGAGGATGGCTTATTTAGCTGCATCTAGGACTAACTGCATAAGGCGCAAGGTTGGTGCCGTTATAGTCAAGGACAAGAACGTGCTCGCCACAGGGTACAATGGCCCACCCTCAGGGACAGCGCACTGCGACGTAGTCGGCTGTATAAGGGAAGACCTAAAGATACCATCGGGAGAGCGCCATGAACTCTGCCGCGGCCTGCATGCCGAACAGAACGCAATAATTCAAGCAGCTGTTCACGGTGTGAGTATAAAGGATTCAACAATTTATGTTACTACCCACCCGTGTGTAGTGTGCTCTAAAATGATCATGAACGCACAAATAAAGGAAATTGTCTACGCAGAAGGATATCCCGACGAACTTGCTGAACTTATGCTCCTAGAAAGCAACGTTAAAGTAAGGCGATTCTCTTTGCCTGAAAAAGAGGTAAGGGCAATGATAGGGGACTTTTACTACCTTGAGGGCGAGGACTAA
- a CDS encoding aldehyde dehydrogenase family protein: protein MIKTLNPYTGEVIASYNEEDKEQVIRKIKDLREYQAKWRKNIGERIEVIKAAKKNFETQIDDLSKLMSLEMGKPISQSISEVKKSIWLMDYVIENAEKFLAIEDVKTEARKSYVRFDPIGVILIIMPWNFPVWQVMRAAIPALAAGNTVILKHASIVSGTSLKIQDLLNTDAFRSVITSGETASSVIPEVDGVSFTGSTSTGSRIAEIAGKNIKKFVMELGGSDPFIVLDDYNLEDTVKNAVFGRLQNNGQSCIASKRFIVNRKIGEKFVEMLKDEFSRVKIGDPLNSDTFLGPLSSQDQKETVLRQVSDLKGKSELVIGGDYQGNIVMPTIIKTDVRYNEEIFGPVAVVKYFDKPEEAVEISNETPFGLGASIWGNPDEAEKLIPEIQAGMVFVNKIVASDPRLPFGGVKKSGVGRELSRYGMLEFTNIKTVWIN, encoded by the coding sequence ATGATTAAGACCTTGAATCCATATACGGGAGAGGTCATAGCCAGTTACAATGAGGAAGACAAAGAACAAGTGATTAGGAAAATAAAGGATCTAAGAGAGTACCAGGCTAAGTGGAGAAAGAATATTGGTGAACGCATAGAGGTAATAAAGGCGGCAAAAAAGAATTTTGAAACTCAAATAGACGATCTTTCAAAGCTTATGAGCCTGGAAATGGGAAAACCAATTTCCCAGAGCATCTCCGAGGTAAAGAAATCTATTTGGCTAATGGACTATGTAATTGAGAACGCAGAAAAGTTCCTGGCGATCGAAGATGTAAAGACCGAAGCACGAAAGAGTTATGTGAGATTCGATCCAATTGGAGTTATCCTAATTATAATGCCTTGGAATTTCCCTGTCTGGCAGGTTATGAGGGCTGCAATTCCTGCCTTGGCAGCTGGAAATACAGTCATACTCAAACATGCCTCTATAGTTTCTGGAACAAGCCTTAAAATTCAAGATCTGCTTAATACAGATGCATTTAGATCCGTTATAACGTCTGGTGAAACTGCTTCTTCGGTAATACCAGAAGTAGATGGAGTGTCTTTTACTGGATCTACTTCGACAGGCTCTAGGATAGCAGAGATTGCGGGGAAAAATATAAAGAAGTTTGTTATGGAGCTTGGTGGTTCAGACCCATTTATAGTTTTGGACGATTATAATTTAGAAGATACTGTAAAAAATGCTGTTTTTGGTAGGCTTCAGAATAATGGCCAAAGTTGCATAGCTTCCAAGCGTTTCATAGTAAACAGAAAGATCGGGGAGAAATTTGTGGAAATGCTAAAGGATGAATTTTCAAGGGTAAAAATAGGAGATCCGCTGAACTCTGATACATTCCTAGGGCCGCTCTCTAGCCAGGATCAAAAGGAAACCGTACTAAGGCAGGTATCGGATCTCAAAGGAAAATCGGAATTGGTAATCGGCGGAGATTATCAGGGTAACATAGTAATGCCAACAATAATAAAGACTGACGTAAGGTATAATGAGGAGATCTTTGGGCCCGTAGCGGTTGTAAAATACTTTGACAAACCGGAAGAAGCAGTCGAGATATCCAATGAGACACCGTTCGGTTTAGGGGCTTCGATATGGGGGAATCCTGATGAGGCCGAAAAACTCATCCCAGAAATACAGGCCGGAATGGTGTTTGTCAACAAGATAGTTGCATCGGATCCAAGGCTGCCATTCGGCGGTGTTAAGAAAAGCGGAGTTGGTAGAGAATTGTCCAGATATGGAATGCTAGAGTTTACAAACATAAAGACCGTCTGGATAAATTAA
- a CDS encoding hydroxyacid-oxoacid transhydrogenase, which translates to MEGNYLISTNFNDTAFVINVPKIKFGMNTTKEVGKDAVGLKIKNALVVVGPRLKDSKQFHDVLSSLSESGINYAVFDEVKTEPDDENLTKGYEAIKGKKIDGLISFGGGSTIDTAKILNLLYKYPRDINDYINKPIGKGMIPEGDLLPHIAIPTTAGTGSETTNVTIFDVERLHVKTGISNPFIRPSLAIIDPVNTLTMPPKVTASTGLDVLNHAIESYTSHPYTARPPVASPDERPVYSGSTPIGDLFGLQAIEWVHKYLRRAFADPLDLEARYYMTMGASIAGMGFGHVGVHIPHAMAYPIAGMIKKWHPDDYDFGYPISPHGISTAIPAAYVFRYLSKFVPERFADVLTALGYDTEGMSAEDIGDTLYGYYIDLLHALKIPDNLSDLDFTSSDIEKLVDGTMAQQRLIGLSPKKIDKSDIEFLFKEAMGR; encoded by the coding sequence ATGGAAGGAAACTACCTAATATCGACGAATTTTAACGATACCGCTTTTGTCATAAACGTACCGAAAATAAAGTTTGGGATGAATACTACGAAAGAAGTTGGAAAAGACGCTGTTGGGCTTAAGATCAAAAACGCTTTGGTTGTTGTTGGGCCCAGACTGAAAGACTCAAAGCAATTCCATGATGTGTTGTCATCGCTCTCTGAATCTGGTATTAATTATGCAGTGTTTGATGAGGTTAAAACTGAGCCAGATGACGAAAATCTAACAAAAGGCTATGAGGCCATAAAGGGAAAGAAGATAGATGGCTTAATCTCATTTGGAGGAGGCTCTACAATAGATACCGCTAAGATACTCAATCTGCTCTACAAGTATCCCCGTGATATCAATGACTACATTAACAAGCCTATAGGAAAGGGTATGATTCCAGAGGGGGACCTTCTCCCACATATAGCTATACCTACTACGGCCGGAACTGGGAGCGAGACAACTAACGTTACTATATTTGATGTAGAGCGCTTGCATGTGAAGACAGGGATAAGCAATCCCTTCATAAGGCCAAGCCTAGCCATAATTGATCCTGTTAATACTCTAACCATGCCGCCGAAGGTAACGGCATCGACAGGCCTAGATGTACTTAACCACGCTATAGAATCCTATACCTCACACCCATATACAGCTAGGCCGCCTGTAGCATCACCTGATGAAAGGCCAGTTTACTCTGGAAGTACGCCAATAGGAGATCTCTTTGGGTTGCAGGCCATAGAGTGGGTGCACAAGTATCTAAGAAGGGCCTTTGCAGATCCGCTTGATCTAGAAGCCAGATATTATATGACTATGGGGGCAAGCATAGCGGGAATGGGCTTCGGCCATGTAGGTGTCCATATACCGCATGCGATGGCTTATCCAATTGCCGGAATGATAAAGAAGTGGCATCCAGATGACTACGACTTCGGCTATCCAATATCGCCACATGGAATAAGCACCGCCATACCAGCAGCCTACGTTTTTAGGTACCTATCAAAGTTTGTCCCTGAAAGATTTGCTGATGTTCTCACAGCGCTGGGTTACGATACAGAAGGTATGAGTGCGGAAGACATTGGAGATACCCTGTACGGCTACTACATAGACCTGCTCCATGCCCTAAAGATTCCAGACAATTTATCAGATTTAGACTTTACATCTTCGGACATCGAAAAATTGGTAGATGGAACAATGGCTCAGCAGAGGCTTATAGGCTTATCACCGAAGAAAATTGATAAATCAGATATTGAATTCCTATTCAAGGAAGCGATGGGAAGATGA
- the hemH gene encoding ferrochelatase: MKTAVLLLSYGSPEKMSDIDEYLSKIFGGKPVPKGVAEENYRKYEMFGGLSPSNRIIQSIRDRLQKRFDQSGDVDVFTAFKHWYPSIGEVVPDLKGYDNIVSIPLFSFFSENVKASYYKPLAEALEKNDIRTKMEFVNGISNYDLFIPMWIHLIEEKEKGDSFYLFDAHSLPHPENEEDYLFWLRYSTYKITQIMGLRSSDFGFQGGHEGWLGPSIYNVYRKAKEKKIIAVPISFLYDHLEILYDLDYEFRKKIEEDGYSYERVPMPNDSAIFITLLERIVSSSITHLSGELIGNGKEKSENFI; the protein is encoded by the coding sequence ATGAAAACAGCAGTTCTGCTTCTCTCCTACGGAAGCCCTGAGAAAATGTCAGATATTGATGAATACCTTTCAAAAATTTTCGGAGGAAAGCCTGTTCCAAAGGGCGTTGCAGAAGAGAATTACAGGAAATACGAAATGTTCGGCGGACTCTCACCGTCAAACAGGATAATTCAGAGCATTAGGGATAGGCTTCAGAAAAGGTTCGATCAAAGCGGGGATGTGGATGTATTCACAGCCTTCAAGCATTGGTATCCCTCCATCGGAGAGGTTGTTCCAGATCTGAAAGGTTACGACAACATAGTTTCTATCCCACTTTTTTCCTTTTTTTCAGAAAATGTAAAAGCGAGTTATTATAAGCCCCTTGCCGAAGCACTTGAGAAAAATGACATACGAACTAAGATGGAGTTTGTTAACGGCATAAGCAATTACGATCTCTTCATCCCAATGTGGATACATCTAATAGAAGAGAAAGAAAAAGGTGATTCATTCTATCTCTTCGATGCACATAGTCTCCCGCATCCTGAAAACGAAGAGGATTATCTCTTCTGGCTCAGGTACTCGACGTACAAGATAACCCAGATAATGGGCCTTCGCTCTTCTGACTTTGGATTTCAGGGAGGCCATGAAGGATGGCTAGGCCCGAGTATATACAACGTCTACAGAAAGGCCAAGGAGAAGAAGATAATTGCTGTTCCCATATCCTTCCTCTACGACCACTTAGAGATTCTATACGATCTGGATTATGAATTCAGGAAAAAGATCGAGGAAGACGGCTATTCTTATGAAAGAGTGCCAATGCCAAACGATTCAGCTATCTTCATAACTCTGCTCGAGAGGATAGTTTCATCATCTATAACTCACCTTAGCGGGGAATTAATTGGAAACGGAAAAGAAAAGAGTGAAAACTTCATTTAA
- a CDS encoding triose-phosphate isomerase gives MFTVIVNLKNYAEANGKNFVEFVSKLPKYDSVRLIIAPAILDLHNAHEFRNVEFFSQHVDDVGYGPYTGHIAIESLMNYGIIGSLLNHSERRLGEDKIISTVKKAQMLGFEIALCVESMEEAKRYSALKPSFIAYEPKELIGGNVSVSTAKPEIISEIVDICGTEGVPVLVGAGIKNRQDVRKSLDLGAQGILVSSGVVKSPDPVRSLNSLIK, from the coding sequence ATGTTTACTGTAATAGTTAATTTGAAAAATTATGCAGAAGCTAATGGGAAGAATTTTGTAGAATTTGTTTCCAAACTGCCAAAATACGACAGTGTCCGTTTGATAATTGCACCTGCTATTTTAGATCTGCATAATGCGCATGAATTTAGGAATGTTGAGTTTTTTTCGCAGCACGTGGATGATGTGGGATATGGTCCGTACACAGGCCACATAGCTATAGAATCGCTTATGAATTACGGTATAATAGGTTCCTTGCTTAATCATTCAGAGAGGCGATTGGGTGAGGACAAGATCATTTCAACGGTAAAGAAAGCGCAGATGCTAGGGTTTGAAATAGCCCTTTGCGTTGAGTCAATGGAAGAAGCAAAAAGGTATTCTGCACTTAAGCCGTCGTTCATAGCCTATGAACCTAAAGAGTTAATTGGCGGAAACGTGTCCGTATCGACTGCAAAGCCTGAAATAATAAGTGAAATCGTTGATATATGCGGTACAGAAGGAGTTCCAGTGCTTGTCGGTGCAGGGATAAAAAACAGGCAGGACGTAAGGAAATCGCTGGATCTAGGGGCACAAGGAATACTCGTATCTTCTGGCGTAGTCAAGAGTCCAGATCCAGTAAGATCGTTAAATTCATTAATAAAGTAA
- a CDS encoding phosphoribosylaminoimidazolesuccinocarboxamide synthase has protein sequence MKLLTTGKVKDVYDDGDTLVFKFSNRISVFDKIIPNEIDNKGESLCRTSAFWFQLIESYGMKSHFIELIDNRTMRVRKFAVPNKVSLGSSNYVIPLEFITRYYVAGSLYDRIKEGKVKPMDIGLKHVPEYGEKLIDPIFEATTKREETDRLLTKKEAMEIGGLTLEDYCEIMEAVFKIDRRIDMEVSKRGLIHADGKKEIALDRERRIVVVDTFGTADEDRFWDEKEYDNGRVVELSKEMVRQYYRSIGYHDKLYYARENGLPEPDIPALSDDMVSKVSDLYRMMFEKITGQKW, from the coding sequence ATGAAGTTACTTACTACAGGAAAAGTAAAGGATGTGTACGATGACGGTGACACGCTTGTATTCAAATTTTCAAACAGGATATCTGTATTCGATAAGATTATACCAAACGAAATAGACAACAAGGGAGAATCACTTTGCAGGACTTCTGCATTCTGGTTTCAGCTCATAGAATCTTATGGAATGAAGTCCCACTTCATCGAATTGATCGATAATAGGACAATGCGCGTTCGGAAGTTTGCGGTCCCGAATAAAGTTAGCTTAGGATCAAGCAATTACGTAATTCCCCTTGAGTTTATAACAAGGTACTATGTAGCCGGCTCTCTTTATGATAGAATAAAGGAGGGCAAAGTTAAGCCAATGGACATAGGCCTAAAGCATGTACCTGAATACGGTGAAAAATTAATAGATCCTATATTCGAGGCTACAACCAAGAGGGAAGAGACCGATCGATTGCTCACAAAAAAGGAAGCTATGGAAATAGGCGGCTTAACTTTAGAAGATTACTGCGAAATAATGGAGGCAGTGTTCAAGATAGATCGAAGAATTGATATGGAAGTATCAAAAAGAGGACTCATACATGCAGATGGAAAGAAAGAAATAGCTCTAGACCGAGAAAGAAGGATAGTTGTAGTTGACACCTTTGGCACAGCAGATGAAGACAGGTTCTGGGACGAGAAAGAATATGATAACGGCAGGGTGGTTGAGCTCAGCAAGGAAATGGTAAGGCAGTACTATAGATCTATAGGGTACCACGATAAACTATACTATGCCAGGGAGAATGGGCTACCAGAACCAGATATACCCGCACTCTCCGATGATATGGTATCGAAAGTGTCCGATCTATACAGAATGATGTTTGAAAAGATAACTGGCCAAAAATGGTAG